Genomic window (Zingiber officinale cultivar Zhangliang chromosome 2B, Zo_v1.1, whole genome shotgun sequence):
TTTAAGTTAGAGCAATCATCGTGAAGCATTAAAGTGTTCATattcctagtttcaatcaaagtTATCTTGATGAATTATTTGATTCTTCCAGTAGATCAAGCAGAGTCAGTGTCAGGAACTACAACAACATCAACGATCAAAAAAAGATGGCAATGGTGGCTCTTGGTGTTCCTcaatatcttcttcctcctcatcggCGAAACGGCCGCGACCCTTCTCGGAAGATTCTACTACAACCAAGGAGGCAACAGCAAATGGATGGCCACACTCGTCCAAAGTGCAGGCTTCCCTTTCGTCTGCATCCCTCTTCTCCTTTTCCCCTCAAACCGACAACCTCCTTCCCCAGCAGCAGCAGTCACACCTCCTGCTCTTCGCCTGAAGATTGCCTTAATATACCTCGGTCTGGGCATCATCATCGGCGTCGATGACTTGATGTATTCCTACGGTCTTTTATACGTTCCGGTCTCGACTTACTCTCTGATTTGTGCCACTCAACTGGCCTTCAATGCCGTCTTTTCCTACTATCTGAATTCCCAGAAGTTCACTGCTTGCATACTGAACTCTGTCGTCCTCTTGACACTCTCCGCTGCCATACTCGGCTTCAATGAAGCCTCTGAAAGCTCCGGAAGCATTCCGAAGGTGAAGTACGTGCTCGGCTTCATGCTGACATTAGGAGCGTCAGCTACCTACTCGCTCATCCTCTCTCTGATGCAGCTCTCGTTTCAGAAGGTGATCCGAAAGGAGACTTTAACAGTCGTGTTGGAGGTGCAGATCTACACCTCCCTCGTGGCGAGCTGTGTCGCTGTCGTGGGCTTGTTTGCAAGCGGGGAGTGGAAGGGCTTGAAGGGCGAGATGGAGGGGTTTGAGAAGGGGAAGGTGTCCTACGTGATGACTCTGGTTTGGACTGGCCTCTCGTGGCAGTTGGCGTCGGTCGGCGTCGTGGGGCTAATCTTCGTGGTGTCTTCTCTCTTCTCCAACGTGATCAGCACCATCGCGCTGCCCGTCGTGCCGGTGTTCGCCGTGATTTTCTTTCATGAGAAGATGGGCGGGATCAAGGTTGTGGCGTTGCTGCTTGCCATTTGGGGTTTTGCTTCTTACCTGTATCAGGATTACCTGGATTACCGCAAAGCTAAGAAAGTTTCGGAGCATGTTGAACTTCTAGTTTCGGAGCATGTTGAACTTCTCTCTGGTCATCGCGGCGGCGGTGGCGGCCGTGACTGCTGAAGTTCATGACTATTTTCCAATCACTATATTGTATGAATAAGTGAAGAATTTTCTTCTAGAATATAATTAAGAGACAGCGCATTACATCACATTAAACCTCCCATAACGAAATTGAAATAGTTTAAATTTCACGGCATTGATTCCTAGAGGGATGCTATTAGAGTCATGATGAACAGAACAAGGCAACTACGGTAAACAAAGCTCTAGTAAAGTGCTACAAGGAGCAGAGTGTACCTTATTATTACACACTGTTTCATAGTTCTCTTAACGCTAATGCACCACTAGTAATTAAAGCAAGCTGGTGACACAAGCACACGACTGGTTTAAGGACACCTCCAGAGAGCAGCTCTGCAGCTGCAAGTTTAACAAAGGAGATTGGATTATCGTGGTGCTTTAAGTCTGCAACAAAAACACTGTCAAGTAAAAAGTTCATTTCTTGTAATAAGAAGCAAATTTTGCAACCGAACCTGCAAATGTACGAAGAGCTGGATGAAATCATGTATGGAAGAATAGTTTCGAAGACAGATGGATATACAACTGTTTTACCAGACCGCATATATAAGTATCTAAATTATTAAATCACGtaggataattttaaaataactaaATCACtactcattttttattttatccttaATTAATCAACTGATAAAAAAATAAGTCGaattgattttttatttaaaaatcagtcgactaaattttttttacctgTCCAATTGATTTCTATCTGTGAtgaacttttaaaattttgataatcagtcgactgattttttttatttatcaaaattaatttggggcaaaattagttgatggattAAATGACTTTAGATTAATATGAAACTAATTCCTATGTGTTCGActaattctcctgattatatccatacattcaaacatcaatttaactaAATATATTGAGAGCGGTGTTTTTTTAACgcgaattaaatttttcaaacacatttatGTTGAAAAAAATAATTGCTCTTACTATATTataaaatcggttgatggaccaaatgaGCTCGGATTGACGTGAGACTAGCTCCTATGTGTTTAgttagttctcctaattatattcatgccctcaaacatcaatttgacgcAATATATTAAGAgcggtgattttttgaacacgaattaaattttcaaactcattcatgtttaaaaatcactgctcttaatatattatgtcaaattaatatttgagggtatgaatataatcatgagaattaaacgaacacatagaaattagttttatgtcaattcgAGATCGTTTGATACATCAGCCGACTTTGGACAAAACTAGTTGATGGACTAACCAACCtaagattgatatgaaactagctccttgttcgtctaattctcttgattatatctatgccatcaaatatcaattttactCAATATATTAATAacagtaattttttaaacataaatgtgtttgaaaaattttattcgtattcaaaaaattacCGATTTCAatatattagattaaattaaCGTTTGAGAGTATTGATATAATCAAGATAACTAACTAAACGCAAtaaaactagtttcatatcaatctgagATTGTTTGGTTCATCAACCAATTTTCCAAAAATTAGATCAAATGACCTCATATTGATATAAAACTAGTTCGAATGTATTTAgttagttctcctaattatattcatcttgttaaacatcaatttgaccaaatatattgaaagcagtaattttttgaacacgaattatatttttaaacatattcatatttaaaaaaaatcattgttctcaatatattgggtcaaattggtaTTTGAGAGCacgaatataatcaagagaattaacTGAATAAATACAAACTAaattcatgtcaatccgaggatATTTGATATACAAGccaattttttctaaaattgaatGATGAACCAAATGATCTCAGATTGATATGAAACATGCTCTTATGTATTCGTttaattctcctgattatatccatgccctcaaatattaatttgacctaaCATAGTAAGAGCAATAATTTTATGAACATAAatgtgtttgaaaattttaattcatgttcaaaaaatcattgctcttaatatattaggtcaGATTGATTTTGAGGGTATtaatataatcagaagaactagacgaacacatagactTAATTACATGTTAATCTGAGGATGTTTGATCCATTAGCCGATTTTGAGAAAAACGGGCTGATAGACCAAATGCCctcagattgacataaaattagcTTCTATGTATTCAActaattctcctgattatattcatgtccttaaacataaatttaactcaatatattaagagtacTGATTTTTTGAACAagaatatgtttgaaaattttaattcatgttcaaaaaacgacaatttaccaaaagacgtatCTAGGTTTTCGAATTTACCAAAAGATACATGTTACTTTGTTATTTACCAAAGGATGCacctttttatatgttttttccATTCTACCCTTttgattatttttccttttattttctctatcatttctctctcttctctttcctgcATGCAACATTTttctctttcctctcctcttttttaCACGTCGATTcttataaaatcattttaatatctctgagaagccgaaataaataatggataatatatttgaattccttgcaaCCCCAGAAATCCTCCATGTTTAGAGATTTTGGCTTTTCAgaagtgttaaaatgtaataagcaAGAATCACCAAAATTCTCCATGTTTGGCCTGATATCTtctatatcaagcccaacgtggagaATTTTGACGATTCTTTCTTCTTACATTTTAACATCTCTtagaagtcgaaataaataatggataacatatttaatCTCTTTGCAACCCcaaaaatccacaggaactgaaatcggtgcaatcagagctttcgaggtccattagtggattttgatcgaaatccatttatggacctagagagctttgattgcacccatttcagtttctatggatttcttaggttgcaaggagttcaaatatattatGCATTGTTTATTTCGATTTTTCAgatatgttaaaatatttttagaagaattgaagtataaaagagaggaaaaaagagGAGCGGAAAGAGAAAAACATTGCATGCATAGttggaaagagaaaaaagaaaaatgatcagagaaaataaaaaggaaagtaATCAGAAAGGTGGAATGAGAAAAACACTGTAAAAAGGTGTATCCTTTGGTAAATAACAAAATAGcatgcgccttttggtaaattcgaAAACTTGAATACaccttttggtaaattgtcgtTCAAAAAATCACCGCTCTTAGTATATTgggttaaattgatgtttgagagtatgaatataatcaggagaattagCCAAACATATATGAACCATCTTCATATCAATTCGAGATGGTTTGGTTCATAaattgattttgtccaaaattaattttgattaaaaaataaatcagttgtctgattttatttttaaaatctaatttactcaaaattttaaaatttctaaataaaaagAAGTCGATTTGACTGATAAAAACAAtcatttaattgatttttaaataaaaaattaattcgaCTGGTAAAAAGAAAGTTAACTGATTTTCaaatagaaaattaatttgattgattttttttcatggattaggataaaataaaaaataaatatatgatttaattattttaaaattattttacataatttaataattttaatactttacCTATACAGTAGGCCGGTAAAAAGCCGATTGAGACATCATACTTATGGAAGTTGCGGAGAATGGTGAGTTTCTCCTTTCTTAAACATTATGCACTAATAAATTCATTGTACGCAGGAATTGTAAAGTAAAATGAACGTAAGGTGGGAGCCTTTATGTAATAACTATGAATCAGAAAAATGATTAGCTACTGACATCACAGCACACGGATGTAAGATGAATACTCGAcaatttaaattcttttctagttGTTTTCCTTCTCTCTCTGGTCTGTGTACAACATGcatgtataaatatttataccaagtTCATGTTAGATCTGATCTGTCAAACTCATATTAGggtttaaaatcaattttagtcGAAATAAACAATTAAGAGTGCCGTTGGAATTCTTACCATATCAGAATTTATAGGacctaaaattaatttatttagaaTTATTTAGGTCTAttaataaatttgaattaaaatataCTGATAAATCTAAACAAGTTCGATTGGATCCATTCTTGGTCATGTAGATTTCTAAGATTGTCTTCTCTGAAAATGTTAACATGTAATAAAGAAGAATCAACTCTAAACCTCaacatgggtctgatatgatttttATCGGACCCAATATGTGACTGATATGATTCCATAGCACGCTCACATTGGGATTTAAATCTGAttttttcttattacattttaacacattCAGAAAAACCAAAATAAGCAATGGAGGACACCATTGAACTTCTTGTAGTCTTAGAAATTCAAAGAacttgaaatgagtccaatcaaaCATATCTAGATCCATTaataagttttgaccaaaatctatTGATGGACATAGACATGTATGATTTGACTCATTTGAGATCCTTTGAATTTCTGAAGTTGTAAGGAGTCTAATGATGTCTTCTATTGCTTATTTCAGCATCTCTGGAGGTGCTAAAGTGTAATAAGGAAGAATCAGTTCTAAATCCTAATATGGGTCTGTTATATACAATCCACAAGTGCACAGTTattatcaagtaataaaatatcgaacCTATAGGGACTATAgattaaacactagttaacttcgcatagCAAATTATCTAATCAATCGAGAGTTGATTTATGGTGGTCACGTTCgcaaaagaaagagaaagaaagaaagggaaagaaTGAGCGTAAGTGAGTAAAGGAAGATAAATTCTAGCGATTTTGGTTTTATTATGGTGCTATTTGGTGTCCCTATTCATTGTTCATCTCCCTACTGTAAGTACTCTTAgttgattttgatatgattaaccaagtcaagttaggttatatgtatttgatccttgtgtctaagtgtgcaggagcttaggaacacataaagttgagcagaagatgcaactagcgagaatgatggG
Coding sequences:
- the LOC122045966 gene encoding probable purine permease 11, yielding MAVDQAESVSGTTTTSTIKKRWQWWLLVFLNIFFLLIGETAATLLGRFYYNQGGNSKWMATLVQSAGFPFVCIPLLLFPSNRQPPSPAAAVTPPALRLKIALIYLGLGIIIGVDDLMYSYGLLYVPVSTYSLICATQLAFNAVFSYYLNSQKFTACILNSVVLLTLSAAILGFNEASESSGSIPKVKYVLGFMLTLGASATYSLILSLMQLSFQKVIRKETLTVVLEVQIYTSLVASCVAVVGLFASGEWKGLKGEMEGFEKGKVSYVMTLVWTGLSWQLASVGVVGLIFVVSSLFSNVISTIALPVVPVFAVIFFHEKMGGIKVVALLLAIWGFASYLYQDYLDYRKAKKVSEHVELLVSEHVELLSGHRGGGGGRDC